Part of the Salinigranum rubrum genome is shown below.
GGTGTCCGGATCGACACCGACCGCCTCTCCTGAGTCCGGCGTTCCTCGACGACTTAGCCTCCCTCGCTCCCGGCGCCTCTCGACTCTCCCCCTCCTCACTCACTCACCCGCTCGCGCTCCCGGTGTCGTGTCAGCCCGAACTTCTTGTACGAGAGCGCGGCCACCGCCTCTGTGCGCTGACTCCCGCCGACGGACGGGTCGCGACGTGACGACACGCCGTCCGTCGTTCGCCTCCCGTCGTCTTTCCGCCTCTCGTGTCGTCCGTTCGCCCCTTCAGGACTCACGTCCGAACCGGTCGGTCTCGACACCACACTCGGTGCAGAAGAGCACAACCGTATCCCCGCCGTCGACCCGCTCGCCGCGGCGCTCTGTCTCCTCCCCACACGCCGGACAGTGCTCCTCGATGACGGCCTCGTCGGTTCCCTTCGGTGCGCCCACCGCGACGAGACGGACCGCCTCCTCCCCGGTGTTGTGCGCGCGGTTCGGGTGTTCGGGTGGGACGAAGAGCGCCTCGCCCGCCTCGATAGTCAACGGCTCGTCGGCCGTATCGACCGTCAGTTCCCCTTCGAGCACGTAGAACACCTCCTCGTGTCGCGGGTGGCGGTGAAACCCCCACGGGACGCGCTCGCCCGATTCGACCGTGTAGACGTTGAGGCCGAACGCCTCGACGCCGAGTGCCTCGTCGAGTTCCTTCTTCTCGCTGGCGGGGCTCGGTGCGTCGTCTAGGTCGTCGACGCGGACAGTGCGGTAAGTCATACACGCCCTACTCGCGCGACGGAGTTACGCTTTCCTCGCGACGGGCGATCAGCGTGACTCCTCGACGAACGTCAGGACGTGTCCGTCGGCCTCTCTCACTCTGACTCCGCCGTCGACCTGTTCGACCGGAGCGTCGGGAGCGACCGCCTCGGCAGCGGCGGCGGGGTCCGTCGTGGCGAATCCGGCGTCGACGTGGACGCCGCCGCGCGCGTCGGCGATCCCCAGCTGTGGCTCCCAGAGTTCGAGGTCCATCGGCCCGCGGAGTCGCACCCGCCGCCGGTCGTCGCCGCGGTCGACGACCTCGAACCCGAGCGCCCGATACCGAGCGACGGCGTCGCCGAGCGACTCGACTTCGAGCACGAGTTCGAAGACGCCGACGAGGTCGTCCGTGTCCGCCTCCGCGACCGTCCCGACCTCCACGCAGTGGTCGTCGGGGTCGTCGACGTACAGCGACCGCGACCCACCGAAGTCGAACGCGACCGTCGGCAGCGACGAGAGCCGCGCCTCCCACGTCTCGTAGGCGTCAGCGCCCGTCGCGAACGCGTAGTGGACGTGGAGGCCGCCGCGCGGAACACCGTCCGGCCGTCGGAGGACGAGCGCCGTCTCGCCGACTTCGAGGACGACCTCGCGCTCTCCTTCCGCGACCGGTTCCAGGTCGAGATGCTCGGTGTAGAAGTCGCGAGCCCGGTCGAGGTACTTCACTTCGAGCGCGAGGTGCGTGAGCGCAGAGAGCATCGGGTGGTGTTCGTGACCCGGCGGGTTATACTGTCGGTCGTACCCGTCGCCCACCGACCGCTCCGCGTGCATCCGACCGCGGCGCCGTCCCCGACTGCGGCCGGGCTTTTTAAACGCGTCCGACCCTTGACCACGACTATGCCGATGAAGGGTAGCGGAACGCCGCGACTGCAGGAGATCGACCGGTGGGACGGTGGCGTCGGCTGGCTCGCGCACCCCGACGAGGGGATGCAGCGGGCCAGCCACGTCCTGGCGGCTGGCAGCGCGGAGCGAAGCTCCGCGGACAACCGAACGCAGTCCGGAGACGTCGAGGCGTGGGTCGTCGACCCGGTGGACGCGCCCGGGGTCGACGACCTCATCGCGAGCGTCGGAGACGTCGCTGGCGTCGTCGTCTGTCTCGACCGGCACAAACGCGATGCGGCCGCAATCGCCCGTCGGCACGACGCCCCGGTGTACGTCCCCGACTGGATGAGCGGGGTCGCGTCGGACCTCGACGCCCCGGTCGAACGCGTCGGCCGCGAACTGGCCGACACCGGCTACCGCGTGCTGAAAGTCGTCGACCGGTCGTTTCCCTCCTGGCAGGAAGCGGCGCTCTACCACGACGACTCGGGGACGCTCGTCGTCCCGGAGGCGGTCGGCACGGCCGAGTACTTCTGTGCGCCGGGCGAGCGACTCGGCGTCCACCCGATGCTCCGGCCGTCGCCACCGAAGCGAGCGTTCCGTGGGCTCGAACCGGAGCGGGTGCTCGTCGGCCACGGGGCCGGTGTGTTCGACGACGCCAGCACGGCCCTCCTCGACGCGCTCGACAACGCCCGGGCACGTCTGCCGGCCGCCTACGCCAAGGCGTTCCGGAATCTCCTCTGATTTCGGCGCGTCGACGTTCAGTCGCCGTCTCTCGGGGTTCGACACACTTTTTCGCGTCAGAGCGCCTACAGCGCACGTGAACGACGTGGGTCAGCACTCGACCGAGGCCACGAGACACGGCGACGACCGCCAGCCGCTGTACGTCACGAGTGCGCTCCTCGATGTCCTCCTCGACATGAGCGCGGACGCCGAACCCGACGCGCTCAGCGTCGTCCTGGCGCCGACGCGGGCCGGCGCGTTCGACGCGGACCTCGGTCTCGACGCCGACACGCCCGTCCTGACGCACTTTTACCTCCCCGACGCGGGCCGCTCTGTCACCGCGGTGTTCGGCCTCGACCTCTCGACGCCTGCGGGGCGCGGCCGTGCACGCTTTCACGCCCACCCCCAGGGACCGCGCGAACCGACGAAACGCGACGACTTCGCGGCGGCGGTCATCGTCGCCGTCCCGCCGTGGGACCGCACGGAGGTCCGGGCCTACGACCGCTCCGGGTCCCGCCTCGCGCTCGAAGAGGTGGACGCCGAACCGCCGGAGGAGTCGCTCGGCGACGCCTCACTGTGAGAGCGCGAGCGAGGAGAACGCCTACTCGAGATATCCGAGGTCGGCGAGCTGGTCGGTGATCTCCTCGAACTCGGCCTCGGTCAGTTCCCCGGTCCGCTGGTGCTGGATGACGATGCTCCGGAGCAGGAACCGCACGAGGTCGCTCGTCGACGAGAAGCTCGTCCCCTCGATGGTCTCTTCGACGCGCTCGGCGAGGTCCTTCGGGATCGAAACCGTCGTGTAGTCCGTCATCGTCGGGGGGACGGGTCGACGCGAGTTACACCTTGTGGACTTCGACGCGGCGGTCGTTCCCCGGTGCGCAGCGACAGCAGCCGAACGGCGAGCGCGGACGGGTGAGTCGCTCTGACGCTCCGTAAGCGTCCAGAAGCGGTCCGTCCCGCCGTCGAATCGTCCGGAATCCCGGACGGTTCGAGCGCCTTCGGGAGTTTTTCAACCGATGACCTCGTACTCGACGACAATGGGAGTCAGGCCACCACAGCAGGACGGGTCCGACGCCGACCACATCGAGTTCGGCATCGCGGCGCTCGAACCCCACCTCGACGACCG
Proteins encoded:
- a CDS encoding cupin domain-containing protein; the encoded protein is MTYRTVRVDDLDDAPSPASEKKELDEALGVEAFGLNVYTVESGERVPWGFHRHPRHEEVFYVLEGELTVDTADEPLTIEAGEALFVPPEHPNRAHNTGEEAVRLVAVGAPKGTDEAVIEEHCPACGEETERRGERVDGGDTVVLFCTECGVETDRFGRES
- a CDS encoding VOC family protein — translated: MLSALTHLALEVKYLDRARDFYTEHLDLEPVAEGEREVVLEVGETALVLRRPDGVPRGGLHVHYAFATGADAYETWEARLSSLPTVAFDFGGSRSLYVDDPDDHCVEVGTVAEADTDDLVGVFELVLEVESLGDAVARYRALGFEVVDRGDDRRRVRLRGPMDLELWEPQLGIADARGGVHVDAGFATTDPAAAAEAVAPDAPVEQVDGGVRVREADGHVLTFVEESR
- a CDS encoding ribbon-helix-helix domain-containing protein; this translates as MTDYTTVSIPKDLAERVEETIEGTSFSSTSDLVRFLLRSIVIQHQRTGELTEAEFEEITDQLADLGYLE